In Candidatus Eisenbacteria bacterium, one genomic interval encodes:
- the fbp gene encoding class 1 fructose-bisphosphatase: MPQRSVTLSQFILQQEHQHPESSGEFTRLLIDLALAAKMINREVTRAGLVDILGYSGTENVHGEKVQKLDVFAHDIIARVLGSTGQLAVLASEEDEDILTVGENRAPGRYVVNFDPLDGSSNINANVNIGTIFSILPRVSRSGPGGIADVLQPGVRQLAAGYVMYGSSTMLVYTTGTGVHGFTFEPSLGEFLLSHPDIRTPERGRIYSVNESNYFQWSEGVKRYVDWVKQPDGESGRPYSARYVGSLVADFHRNLLYGGIFLYPGDQKNPSGKLRLLYEAAPLAFIAEQAGGAASDGYHRIMDIFPTQLHQKTPLILGSCEDVRDCELFIQEKHKAVTAERRLGNHVPTECGPEKETGAPKKTREPSA, encoded by the coding sequence ATGCCGCAACGCTCGGTGACGTTGAGCCAGTTCATCCTCCAGCAGGAGCATCAACATCCCGAGTCGAGCGGCGAGTTCACCCGGCTGCTCATCGATCTCGCCCTGGCCGCCAAGATGATCAACCGCGAGGTCACGCGCGCAGGCCTGGTGGATATCCTGGGCTACTCGGGCACCGAGAACGTGCATGGTGAGAAAGTCCAGAAGCTCGACGTGTTCGCGCACGACATCATCGCGCGCGTCCTCGGCTCGACCGGCCAGCTCGCGGTCCTGGCCTCCGAGGAGGACGAGGACATCCTGACGGTCGGCGAAAACCGCGCCCCCGGCCGTTACGTCGTCAACTTCGACCCGCTCGACGGCTCCTCGAACATCAATGCCAACGTCAACATCGGGACGATCTTCTCGATTCTGCCGCGCGTCTCCCGCAGCGGACCGGGCGGAATCGCCGACGTGCTGCAGCCCGGCGTGCGCCAGCTCGCCGCGGGCTACGTGATGTACGGCTCCAGCACCATGCTCGTGTACACGACCGGCACCGGGGTGCACGGCTTCACGTTCGAGCCGAGCCTGGGCGAGTTCCTGCTCTCGCACCCGGACATCCGGACGCCGGAACGGGGCCGCATCTACAGCGTCAACGAGTCGAATTACTTCCAATGGTCCGAGGGCGTGAAGCGCTACGTCGACTGGGTGAAGCAGCCGGATGGCGAGTCGGGGCGGCCCTACAGCGCGCGGTACGTTGGATCACTGGTCGCGGACTTTCATAGAAATCTCTTGTACGGCGGGATCTTCTTGTATCCCGGAGACCAGAAGAACCCTTCAGGCAAGCTGCGGCTGCTCTACGAAGCTGCGCCGCTGGCGTTCATCGCCGAGCAGGCCGGAGGCGCCGCTTCGGATGGTTACCATAGAATCATGGACATCTTTCCCACCCAGCTCCATCAGAAGACCCCGCTCATCCTCGGGAGCTGCGAGGACGTCCGCGACTGCGAGCTCTTCATCCAGGAGAAGCACAAGGCGGTCACGGCCGAGCGGAGACTCGGGAACCACGTGCCGACCGAGTGCGGCCCGGAGAAGGAAACGGGCGCCCCGAAGAAGACACGAGAGCCTTCAGCCTGA